CCTGACCCTGCCGGCGCAGGCCGACTGGTACCTGGACAACGAGTCCTCGCGCCTGTCGTTCATTTCCACCAAGGCCGGCAACCTCTCCGAAGTGCACCGCTTCCTCACCCTGCACGGCAGGATCGACGCCAAGGGCGCGGCGCGCCTGCGCGTCGAACTGGAGTCGGTGAGCACCGGCATCCCGGTGCGCGACGAACGCCTGCGCAGCCTGCTGTTCGACGTGGCCAATTTCCCCGACGCGCGCATCATGGCCCAGCTCGACCTGGCGCCGATCACCGACCTCGCGCCCGGTGCCCAGCTGGAGCTGAGCCTGCCG
This DNA window, taken from Pseudomonas alcaligenes, encodes the following:
- a CDS encoding YceI family protein; translation: MVKPLLTLGGALLAAGLTLPAQADWYLDNESSRLSFISTKAGNLSEVHRFLTLHGRIDAKGAARLRVELESVSTGIPVRDERLRSLLFDVANFPDARIMAQLDLAPITDLAPGAQLELSLPIQVEIRGRKHAYMAELLATRLDDRRFQVVTLAPLVLHAEHFGLEPGIEELRKVARLSTISLSVPVGAVMIFTSR